In Sphingomonas sp. R1, a single genomic region encodes these proteins:
- the flgG gene encoding flagellar basal-body rod protein FlgG: MRTLSIAATGMLAQQTNVDVISNNIANMNTTAYKKQRAEFQDLLYQQVSRPGSSTGADTKVPAGIQIGSGVKTGGVYRINEQGALTQTGNPYDMAIQGKGYFQVTMPDGSTAYTRDGSFQISDQGELVTQDGYPVQPGVTIPQGALDVTISKTGLVEVTVAGNTQPQQLGQLQLATFMNESGLEAKGGNLFLETAASGQPTVASPGDTGMGTLTQGFIEASNVNPVSEITSLITAQRAYEMNSRVVKTADEMLATTSQLR; the protein is encoded by the coding sequence ATGCGTACGCTTTCCATCGCCGCGACCGGCATGCTGGCCCAGCAGACCAATGTCGACGTGATCTCGAACAACATCGCCAACATGAACACGACCGCGTACAAGAAGCAGCGCGCCGAGTTCCAGGACCTGCTCTACCAGCAGGTCTCGCGCCCCGGTTCGTCGACCGGCGCCGACACCAAGGTGCCCGCCGGCATCCAGATCGGCTCGGGCGTGAAGACCGGCGGCGTCTATCGCATCAACGAGCAGGGCGCGCTGACCCAGACCGGCAATCCCTATGACATGGCGATCCAGGGCAAGGGCTATTTCCAGGTGACGATGCCGGACGGCAGCACCGCCTACACCCGCGACGGCTCGTTCCAGATCTCCGACCAGGGCGAGCTGGTGACGCAGGACGGCTATCCGGTGCAGCCGGGCGTCACCATTCCGCAGGGCGCGCTGGACGTGACGATCTCGAAGACCGGGCTCGTCGAAGTGACGGTCGCCGGCAACACGCAGCCGCAGCAGCTCGGCCAGCTCCAGCTCGCCACCTTCATGAACGAGAGCGGCCTGGAAGCGAAGGGCGGCAACCTGTTCCTGGAAACCGCCGCGTCGGGCCAGCCGACCGTCGCCTCGCCGGGCGACACCGGCATGGGCACGCTGACCCAGGGCTTCATCGAGGCCTCGAACGTCAATCCCGTCTCGGAAATCACCTCGTTGATCACGGCGCAGCGCGCCTATGAGATGAACAGCCGGGTCGTGAAGACGGCCGACGAGATGCTGGCGACGACCAGCCAGCTGCGCTGA
- a CDS encoding flagellin: MAFSVNTNVGAMAALQSLNATQKDLSTTQSRINTGLAVSSTKDDSATYTIAQGLRSDLGGLKSVSSSLSRAKSVTDVAVAGAEQISDIVNQMKAKAYQAADAGQTTDSRTQLNNDFVALRDQITTIVNAANFNGTNLLKTGGGSVTALQSLQDSNTATTAWNPDSLSVSNQGLDLGGSTITISSSATISTQSTAQSMIDTITTTQSNLTAVLGRLGAASRKIDAQQAFTSKLSDVIDSGIGNLVDADLAKESAKLQALQVKQQLGVQALSIANQAPQTITSLFR; encoded by the coding sequence ATGGCTTTCTCCGTTAACACCAACGTCGGCGCGATGGCGGCTCTGCAGAGCCTGAATGCCACCCAGAAGGATCTGTCGACCACCCAGAGCCGCATCAACACCGGCCTGGCGGTTTCGTCGACGAAGGATGACTCGGCGACCTACACGATCGCCCAGGGCCTGCGCAGCGATCTGGGCGGCCTGAAGTCGGTGTCGTCGTCGCTCAGCCGCGCCAAGAGCGTGACTGACGTCGCCGTCGCCGGTGCCGAGCAGATCTCCGACATCGTCAACCAGATGAAGGCGAAGGCCTATCAGGCTGCGGACGCTGGCCAGACCACGGACAGCCGCACGCAGCTGAACAACGATTTCGTCGCTCTGCGCGATCAGATCACCACGATCGTGAACGCGGCGAACTTCAACGGCACCAACCTGCTGAAGACCGGTGGTGGTTCGGTGACGGCCCTGCAGTCGCTGCAGGACTCGAACACCGCGACCACGGCTTGGAACCCGGACTCGCTCTCGGTTTCGAACCAGGGTCTGGATCTCGGTGGCTCGACCATCACGATCTCGTCCTCCGCGACGATCAGCACCCAGTCGACCGCGCAGTCGATGATCGACACGATCACCACCACGCAGAGCAACCTGACCGCCGTTCTCGGCCGCCTCGGCGCCGCGTCGCGCAAGATCGATGCTCAGCAGGCCTTCACCAGCAAGCTCTCGGACGTGATCGACAGCGGCATCGGCAACCTTGTCGACGCCGATCTGGCGAAGGAATCCGCGAAGCTGCAGGCGCTGCAGGTCAAGCAGCAGCTCGGTGTGCAGGCTCTGTCGATCGCCAACCAGGCGCCGCAGACCATCACCTCGCTGTTCCGTTAA
- the flgA gene encoding flagellar basal body P-ring formation chaperone FlgA, translated as MSALLALLLRVAVPAEDVPVAVVQQPVARGTRIEMGDLSIETRPEASARGALRPEEAVGMEASRALSPGTLLRRGDVTKPQLVKRGEPVTAKIVSGPMVITAAGRALGGGAQGDPVRIVVTATNRTLDGIVDGSGTVRISTP; from the coding sequence ATGTCCGCGCTGCTGGCCCTGTTGCTGCGCGTGGCGGTGCCTGCCGAGGACGTGCCGGTGGCGGTGGTCCAGCAGCCGGTCGCGCGCGGCACGCGGATCGAGATGGGCGACCTTTCGATCGAAACCCGCCCCGAGGCGAGCGCGCGCGGCGCGCTCCGCCCGGAAGAGGCCGTGGGGATGGAGGCGTCGCGGGCATTGAGCCCCGGCACGCTGCTTCGCCGCGGCGATGTGACCAAGCCGCAGCTGGTAAAGCGCGGCGAGCCGGTTACCGCGAAGATCGTCTCCGGCCCCATGGTCATCACCGCCGCGGGCCGGGCGCTCGGCGGCGGCGCCCAGGGCGATCCGGTGCGGATCGTCGTCACCGCCACCAACCGCACGCTCGACGGCATCGTCGACGGATCGGGCACGGTGCGGATCTCCACTCCCTGA
- the flgH gene encoding flagellar basal body L-ring protein FlgH, producing the protein MRKVILAVALAATLSGCGAVGRLKAVGKAPKLTAIDPVEAPDVEPSLAAPLDRSNRTRPAQPVNAPSASLFRTGAGAFFRDQRAGRVGDILTIKIAIADKADIGNNTSRTRGGSESAGVAGLLGLQTPIRKLTNSDPSKLVDTSSGSKYTGGGTTNRSETINMTMAAIVTQVLPNGNLMIRGRQEVRVNFEMRELIVTGIIRPEDIARDNSIQHSQIAEARVIYGGKGQLTDAQQARWGQQIYDALFPF; encoded by the coding sequence ATGCGTAAGGTTATTCTTGCCGTGGCGCTTGCCGCCACGCTGTCGGGTTGCGGCGCGGTCGGACGGCTCAAGGCCGTTGGCAAGGCGCCCAAGCTCACCGCGATCGACCCGGTGGAGGCACCCGATGTCGAACCGTCGCTGGCGGCGCCGCTCGATCGCTCGAACCGGACGCGGCCGGCCCAGCCCGTCAATGCGCCCAGCGCATCGCTGTTCCGCACCGGCGCCGGCGCCTTTTTCCGCGACCAGCGCGCGGGCCGGGTGGGCGACATCCTGACGATCAAGATCGCGATCGCGGACAAGGCCGATATCGGCAACAACACCTCGCGCACGCGCGGCGGCAGCGAAAGCGCCGGCGTCGCCGGGCTGCTCGGCTTGCAGACGCCGATCAGAAAGCTGACCAACAGCGATCCGTCGAAGCTGGTCGATACCAGCTCGGGTTCAAAATATACCGGCGGCGGCACCACCAACCGATCGGAGACGATCAACATGACGATGGCCGCGATCGTCACCCAGGTGCTGCCCAACGGCAATCTGATGATCCGCGGCCGCCAGGAAGTGCGGGTCAACTTCGAGATGCGCGAGCTGATCGTCACCGGCATCATCCGGCCGGAAGACATTGCCCGCGACAATTCGATCCAGCACAGCCAGATCGCCGAGGCGCGTGTCATCTATGGCGGCAAGGGCCAGCTCACCGATGCCCAGCAAGCGCGCTGGGGGCAACAGATCTACGACGCGCTCTTCCCGTTCTGA
- the flhA gene encoding flagellar biosynthesis protein FlhA, giving the protein MPPVVLNLFQRIGANRDMALAGGVIAIIAMLILPMPGWLLDMGLALSITLSVMILMTALFIEKPLELSAFPTILLIATMLRLGLNLASTRLILGHGHEGHDAAGGVIGAFGEFLMGGETVIGLTIFIILVVINFVVITKGAGRIAEVAARFSLDSMPGKQMAIDADLSAGMINEEQAKARRAEVEAESGFYGAMDGASKFVKGDAIAGLLITAINIVVGLGIGVISHGVPVAEAFRTYTVLTAGDGLVSQIPALIVSTAAGLLVSKGGVAGKTGAALGDQLGRYPKAFGMVAFLMGALALMPGLPFIPFAAFSALSGYAAWEMSKRARAKEAKARLAAAQEVAQSQAIEQPISQTLAIDAVRVEIGYALLPMINDDTREPRLDDQVRALRRQMATEFGFVLPSVRIIDNMGLKPNEYVISIKETEAARGDIRLEKLLLINPGGGPVGLPGEVTKEPVFGLPALWIDRELRDEAGFRGLTVVDCGTIIATHLTELVKDNISDLLSYTETQKLLTEVHKESEKLVADIIPSKVSISGVQRILQNLLAEGISIRDIPTILEGIAESAPHSSNLTYITEHVRSRLARQISASQARGDAIPVVTLSADWDQAFADSILGTGDDRQLAMAPSALQQFIGAVRETYDRLAQDGEIPCLLTSPSIRPFVRSIIERVRPATVVLSQNEIHARARIRALGVIG; this is encoded by the coding sequence ATGCCCCCCGTTGTCCTGAACCTGTTCCAACGCATCGGCGCCAATCGCGACATGGCGCTGGCCGGTGGCGTGATCGCGATCATCGCGATGCTGATCCTGCCGATGCCGGGCTGGCTGCTCGACATGGGGCTGGCCCTGTCCATCACCCTGTCGGTGATGATCCTGATGACGGCGCTGTTCATCGAGAAGCCGCTGGAACTCAGCGCCTTCCCGACGATCCTGCTGATCGCGACGATGCTGCGGCTCGGCCTCAACCTGGCCTCCACGCGCCTCATCCTCGGCCACGGCCATGAGGGACATGACGCGGCCGGCGGCGTGATCGGGGCCTTTGGCGAGTTCCTGATGGGCGGCGAGACCGTGATCGGCCTCACCATCTTCATCATCCTTGTCGTCATCAACTTCGTCGTCATCACCAAGGGCGCAGGCCGCATCGCCGAAGTCGCCGCACGCTTCAGTCTCGATTCCATGCCCGGCAAGCAGATGGCGATCGACGCCGATCTTTCGGCCGGCATGATCAACGAGGAACAGGCCAAGGCCCGCCGCGCCGAAGTGGAGGCCGAAAGCGGCTTCTACGGCGCGATGGACGGTGCCTCGAAGTTCGTGAAGGGCGATGCGATCGCCGGCCTGCTGATCACCGCGATCAACATCGTCGTCGGCCTGGGCATCGGCGTGATCTCGCACGGCGTGCCGGTGGCCGAGGCGTTCCGCACCTATACCGTGCTTACCGCCGGCGACGGCCTGGTCAGCCAGATCCCGGCGCTGATCGTCTCGACCGCCGCCGGTCTGCTCGTCTCCAAGGGCGGCGTGGCGGGCAAGACCGGCGCGGCGCTCGGCGACCAGCTCGGCCGCTATCCCAAGGCCTTCGGGATGGTCGCCTTCCTGATGGGTGCGCTGGCGCTGATGCCGGGCCTGCCCTTCATCCCCTTCGCCGCCTTCTCGGCCCTGTCGGGCTATGCGGCCTGGGAGATGTCGAAGCGCGCCCGTGCGAAGGAGGCCAAGGCGCGTCTCGCCGCCGCGCAGGAAGTGGCCCAGTCCCAGGCGATCGAGCAGCCGATCTCGCAGACGCTGGCGATCGACGCGGTGCGTGTCGAGATCGGCTACGCGCTGCTGCCGATGATCAACGACGACACCCGCGAACCGCGGCTCGACGATCAGGTCCGCGCGCTGCGCCGCCAGATGGCGACCGAGTTCGGCTTCGTGCTGCCCTCGGTGCGGATCATCGACAATATGGGCCTGAAGCCCAACGAATATGTCATCTCGATCAAGGAGACCGAGGCGGCGCGCGGCGACATCCGGCTCGAGAAGCTGCTGCTGATCAATCCGGGTGGCGGTCCCGTCGGCCTGCCGGGCGAAGTGACCAAGGAGCCGGTGTTCGGCCTTCCTGCCCTGTGGATCGACCGCGAGCTGCGCGACGAAGCCGGTTTCCGCGGGCTGACCGTGGTCGACTGCGGCACCATCATCGCAACCCACCTGACCGAGCTGGTGAAGGACAACATCTCCGACCTGCTTTCCTACACCGAGACGCAGAAGCTGCTGACCGAGGTCCACAAGGAGTCGGAAAAGCTGGTGGCGGACATCATCCCGTCCAAGGTCTCGATCTCGGGCGTGCAGCGGATCCTCCAGAACCTGCTCGCCGAGGGAATCTCGATCCGCGACATCCCGACGATCCTCGAGGGCATCGCCGAATCCGCGCCGCACAGCAGCAACCTCACCTACATCACCGAGCATGTCCGCAGCCGCCTCGCCCGCCAGATCAGCGCCTCGCAGGCGCGCGGCGACGCCATTCCGGTGGTGACGCTCTCGGCGGACTGGGACCAGGCGTTCGCTGACAGCATCCTCGGCACCGGCGACGATCGCCAGCTGGCGATGGCCCCGTCCGCGCTGCAGCAGTTCATCGGCGCGGTGCGCGAGACCTACGACCGGCTGGCGCAGGACGGCGAGATCCCCTGCCTGCTCACCAGCCCGTCGATCCGGCCGTTCGTGCGCTCGATCATCGAGCGGGTACGCCCGGCGACGGTGGTCCTGTCGCAGAACGAGATTCACGCCCGCGCCCGCATCCGCGCGCTCGGGGTAATTGGCTGA
- a CDS encoding flagellar hook assembly protein FlgD, whose translation MTLVSSATASTSTTQSATDAASTSLAGDYNMFLKLLTTQLQNQDPTNPMDSSQYTQQLVQYSQVEQSIKQNTTLNSILSSLNMSSLTSSSSMIGQAVQLDSDKAGLSTTAPAQWDWTANSAITGLTATILDAKGSKVDSFDLKVSGTSGNFSWDGTTSTGKKLTDGLYQLQLSGTTDAGAKITTTAKAVGKVDDVQMINGSPVVSINGAQYPTSMILRIAK comes from the coding sequence ATGACCCTCGTTTCTTCCGCCACCGCGTCGACCAGCACGACGCAGAGCGCAACCGATGCCGCCAGCACGTCCCTGGCGGGCGATTACAACATGTTCCTGAAGCTGCTGACCACGCAGTTGCAGAACCAGGACCCGACCAACCCGATGGACAGCAGCCAGTACACACAGCAGCTGGTCCAGTATTCGCAGGTCGAGCAGTCGATCAAGCAGAACACCACGCTGAACTCGATCCTGTCGAGCCTCAACATGAGCTCGCTGACGTCGAGCTCGTCGATGATCGGGCAAGCGGTGCAGCTTGATTCCGACAAGGCAGGCCTCAGCACGACCGCGCCGGCGCAATGGGACTGGACCGCCAACAGCGCGATCACCGGCCTCACCGCGACGATCCTCGATGCGAAGGGGAGCAAGGTCGACAGCTTCGATCTGAAGGTAAGCGGAACGTCCGGCAATTTCAGCTGGGATGGCACCACCAGCACCGGCAAGAAGCTCACCGACGGCCTCTACCAGCTGCAGCTGAGCGGAACGACCGACGCAGGTGCGAAGATCACCACCACCGCCAAGGCGGTCGGCAAGGTCGACGATGTTCAGATGATCAATGGTTCGCCCGTGGTATCTATCAACGGCGCCCAATATCCGACGAGCATGATTTTGCGCATCGCGAAATAA
- a CDS encoding flagellar hook-length control protein FliK, whose product MNVTNIGFPFAAPASQGGAADAMAGTGFAGLLAAGSSSGMLTAAGMPSPFGAASPSLPAAAQTGEGLLPATIDSGSVNASLPGNRPQVAMAQLLATAAPVAGTAPVVAGGGNPLADAVAKALAKPVPSEAGTDTVPADLPAPQPTAPEAVPVATPGMEPEVAVEADPTVAASSGTAIPTDQKSVTGKDAKTVPARAVQAPAGGTPQPKVQQGQQDQPDLAVALATPEVQTPLEQPTLPRSASPTRSAAKQDRAVAAAAADLTLPVDAAALGQTGAPMPPLAVPQAPVEAAASDLPAPETPARTSKAATSVSPRSARIDAIVGSDGTIAAGTTEKTGDLARAVAGKAGGGSAEGHAKGEDGQPGFAQQLASAETRPAAVTPLATGAVSAPSTAAPATAAPAKASPAASEPVLNAHPGELGRTLGVEIARKVDAGEDMLRVRLNPAELGRVEVTLAFDDKGNMQATMRAESQHTLDLLRQDAPDLGRALDQAGIRADTSSFRFESRDGGTGSNAGGQSAFQQQQSRGGNQQFQDEPDLPSAAYRPVRSDGQVDLIA is encoded by the coding sequence ATGAACGTCACGAACATCGGCTTCCCCTTCGCCGCTCCCGCTTCGCAGGGAGGCGCCGCCGATGCCATGGCGGGTACGGGGTTTGCCGGTCTTCTGGCTGCCGGATCGAGCAGCGGCATGCTGACCGCGGCCGGGATGCCATCCCCATTCGGCGCCGCATCGCCAAGCCTGCCGGCGGCTGCCCAAACGGGCGAAGGACTGCTTCCCGCCACGATCGACAGCGGCAGCGTCAATGCATCGCTTCCGGGGAATCGTCCGCAGGTCGCGATGGCACAGTTGCTTGCCACCGCGGCGCCCGTCGCGGGGACGGCGCCCGTGGTTGCAGGCGGCGGCAATCCGCTGGCCGATGCGGTGGCCAAGGCGCTGGCTAAGCCGGTACCGAGCGAGGCCGGAACCGACACGGTCCCCGCCGACCTTCCGGCGCCGCAGCCCACGGCACCGGAGGCCGTGCCCGTAGCGACGCCAGGGATGGAACCGGAAGTCGCCGTCGAGGCGGATCCGACGGTCGCAGCATCAAGTGGAACCGCGATCCCGACGGACCAAAAATCCGTGACCGGCAAGGACGCGAAAACCGTTCCCGCGCGCGCTGTTCAGGCGCCCGCGGGCGGCACGCCGCAGCCGAAGGTCCAGCAGGGCCAGCAGGACCAGCCCGACCTTGCCGTCGCGCTCGCTACGCCGGAGGTACAGACACCGCTGGAGCAGCCTACGCTGCCGCGAAGCGCGAGCCCGACCCGGTCCGCCGCCAAGCAGGATCGCGCCGTCGCGGCAGCCGCTGCCGATCTCACGCTGCCCGTGGATGCGGCCGCATTGGGCCAGACAGGCGCACCCATGCCGCCGCTCGCCGTGCCGCAAGCGCCTGTCGAGGCGGCCGCGTCGGACCTGCCCGCGCCGGAGACTCCCGCCAGGACGAGCAAGGCAGCCACCTCCGTCTCCCCGCGCAGCGCCCGCATCGACGCTATCGTCGGTAGCGACGGCACCATTGCTGCCGGCACCACGGAAAAGACCGGCGACCTTGCGCGCGCCGTCGCCGGCAAGGCCGGGGGCGGCAGTGCCGAAGGCCATGCCAAGGGAGAGGACGGGCAGCCCGGCTTCGCCCAGCAACTCGCATCGGCCGAGACGCGCCCTGCGGCAGTGACGCCGCTCGCGACCGGCGCCGTCAGCGCCCCGTCGACGGCGGCGCCAGCCACCGCTGCACCCGCCAAGGCGTCGCCCGCGGCTTCCGAACCGGTGCTCAACGCCCATCCCGGCGAACTCGGCCGAACGCTCGGCGTCGAGATTGCCCGCAAGGTCGATGCCGGGGAGGACATGCTGCGCGTTCGCCTCAACCCGGCCGAGCTCGGCCGCGTCGAGGTGACGCTGGCCTTTGACGATAAGGGCAACATGCAGGCGACGATGCGGGCGGAAAGCCAGCACACGCTGGACCTGCTGCGCCAGGATGCGCCGGATCTCGGCCGCGCCCTCGACCAGGCAGGCATCCGCGCCGACACCAGCAGCTTCCGCTTCGAAAGCCGTGACGGCGGCACCGGCAGCAACGCAGGGGGCCAGTCCGCCTTCCAGCAGCAGCAGTCGCGCGGCGGCAATCAGCAGTTTCAGGACGAACCCGATCTCCCGTCCGCGGCCTATCGCCCCGTCCGCAGCGACGGGCAGGTCGACCTCATCGCCTAG